One Cervus elaphus chromosome 27, mCerEla1.1, whole genome shotgun sequence genomic region harbors:
- the LRRC30 gene encoding leucine-rich repeat-containing protein 30 → MGARQSGARRKDKSPLGRGLLRGRQKFSSWDDALLPGRDPRCLLKRGLRHVSFSLVTKGMTDAPDFLWGLSEMQKLNLSHNQLRAVPPELGKLTRLVVLNLCGNRLKTLPREVSLLQSLKVLFVHMNGLTELPAELGACRSLEVLSASHNCLSQLPASLADLSRLRKLNLSHNRFAHIPVCVFSLKELDFLHVGSNRLENIAESIQCLAGLQIFIAEGNHIHTFPRSLCLLTSLELLNLNNNDIQTLPAELYMLCRLTRIAWNPMDKGLHISRNPLSKPLPELLEGGLEMLVSYLKDRKHT, encoded by the coding sequence ATGGGGGCCAGGCAGTCCGGGGCCCGCCGCAAGGACAAGAGCCCCCTGGGGCGGGGGCTACTGCGGGGGAGGCAGAAGTTCTCCTCCTGGGACGATGCTCTGCTTCCCGGCAGGGACCCGCGCTGCCTGCTGAAGCGGGGGCTGCGCCATGTCAGTTTCAGCCTGGTCACCAAGGGCATGACGGACGCGCCCGACTTCCTGTGGGGCCTGTCGGAGATGCAGAAGCTCAACCTGTCCCACAACCAGCTCCGGGCCGTTCCGCCCGAGCTGGGGAAGCTCACGCGGCTGGTGGTCCTGAACTTGTGCGGGAACCGCCTGAAGACACTGCCCCGGGAGGTCAGCCTCCTGCAGAGCCTCAAAGTCCTGTTCGTGCACATGAACGGCCTAACGGAGCTGCCGGCCGAGCTGGGCGCCTGCCGGAGCCTGGAGGTCCTGAGCGCGTCGCACAACTGCCTGTCCCAGCTGCCCGCCAGCCTCGCCGACCTGTCGCGGCTGCGCAAGCTGAACCTCAGCCACAACCGCTTCGCCCACATCCCCGTCTGCGTGTTCTCACTCAAGGAGCTGGACTTCCTGCACGTGGGCTCCAACCGCCTGGAGAACATTGCCGAGAGCATCCAGTGCCTGGCCGGCTTGCAGATCTTCATCGCTGAGGGCAACCACATCCACACCTTCCCACGCTCGCTCTGCCTGCTCACAAGCCTGGAGCTGCTGAAtctgaacaacaatgacatcCAGACGCTCCCTGCGGAGCTCTACATGCTCTGCAGGCTGACCAGGATCGcctggaaccccatggacaaagggctGCACATTTCCCGAAACCCTTTATCCAAACCTCTGCCCGAGCTGCTGGAGGGGGGCCTGGAGATGCTCGTCAGTTACCTGAAGGACAGAAAACACACCTGA